TGCTTCGCTGTACAGTGATGAGTTGTACACGATATAATCGAAATAAGAAAATGGAGCAATGTTTTCATTGATATCTATAAATTTAAAATCAGCCTGCTGTTCTACTTTTTTGCCTTTTAAAACCGAATTCAGACTATAGAAATCAATAGCAAATTTTAGCATAAAAGCGGCAAATCCTAATGTGTAAATTACGATAGAAACCATATTCCAGTCGATTTCAAAAGTTTTTTCTTCAATACCCTGCGGATTCGCATTATACGATGCAGCTGTATAAGCAGGAGATGAGTTCAAAACATAAGTTGAAGGAGCATAACTTACCGGTGCCGGATCTATCCAGATTACTTTTGTATAGATGATAAAAGGCAGAATAACCGATGTTAACAATCCGGCAAGCAGGAACCATCTGCTGCTGGTAAAGAATGTTTCTTTGCGTAATAAAAAATAATAAGCAAAATAAAACAAGGCAGTTAAGCCGCTTGCTTTTGCGATAAAAATAAAAAGTGCTTCCATAGTCCTTATTTTTCTTGTTTTATTTCTCTTCTTTAGGATTTTCGATCATGGCCAGGATTTCCCTTAATTCGTCTGCAGAGATTTTTTCTTCTTTGGCAAAAAACGAAACCATATTTTTATACGAACTGTTGAAATAATTATCAATAGCCGTGTTCATATACTTTTTACTGTAAGCTTCAAGGGTAACAGCCGGATAATACTGATGAGTGTTTCCAAAAGCATTATGAGATACAAAACCTTTTTCTTCCAGATTTCGGACAATGGTCGAAAGTGTATTATAATGCGGCTGATCTTCGGTTATTTCGGCCTGGATTTCTTTTACAAAAGCCTTTTTAAGCTTCCATAAAATATGCATTATTTCCTCTTCTTTGTTGGTTAGTTTTTGCATATTCCGGTTTTTTGGTTAAGACTGTTATTTGCGGGTTTCAATTTCAATTACACCGTTTCCGCCGCGATCACCATATTTGTTTAGAGCATCGGTTCCGGTGTATACACTCATACTCTTGATGTTTTTTGAAGGAAGATCTTCCAGATTAAAATCCTTTGGCATTTCTTTTCCATCAATAATTAAAAGCTGAAATCCTTGTTTCATATTCGATTTTGCTCCATTTGAAACCACAACAGTTGATGCGTCTCCCACAGTGATTGTATTAGTCGTGTTGTTATCATGAGATGTTACAACAGTGCTAGTATTTGTAGTAGTATGAGTGTTAGTTTTTGTACTAACATTAATATTAGTGTCGACATGGCTGTTTTGTTTTTGTTTAAGTTTATTGCTTACTGCGGTTTTTGGATCTTTATTCTGCTTTTCATCTATAGTTTGAATTCCTATTTTTTTGTCTCCGTTCTTATAGGTTATGACTACTACGCCAAATTCGTTTATTGTTTCATCATCAGATGATTGTACAGATTTTGCACGCTGGCTTCCTTTTTTAATATCAACTACAAGAGAAGTTAGCTGGTTTGAAGCATTTCG
This portion of the Flavobacterium gelatinilyticum genome encodes:
- a CDS encoding BlaI/MecI/CopY family transcriptional regulator, producing MQKLTNKEEEIMHILWKLKKAFVKEIQAEITEDQPHYNTLSTIVRNLEEKGFVSHNAFGNTHQYYPAVTLEAYSKKYMNTAIDNYFNSSYKNMVSFFAKEEKISADELREILAMIENPKEEK